A genome region from Mastacembelus armatus chromosome 8, fMasArm1.2, whole genome shotgun sequence includes the following:
- the LOC113140533 gene encoding potassium voltage-gated channel subfamily H member 8-like, whose amino-acid sequence MAVRLCPGDSTPPESSSPISSSDCHVLVSEWKCGRKGRTQLQDNKKALFHLGTCRAQDNAKTREPDETTVLNWPSVPEHREEPAQKSGFILLHTSAFKVLWDWLILLAPFFVSVTVPYSINFFPYDHSISTKHFTISEGVVETLFIIGWLPELGKHLDTPYINSTLGGPSLHSSYISVLSCPTTVGFGNVCANTNAEKIFTICIMFIGVLMHTVVFSTVTVILQQMYTQRVLHGLRITDLKKFSRVHCLPQQLKKRMLEYAQRTWSFNNGINGNEEKGP is encoded by the exons ATGGCCGTGCGATTGTGCCCTGGTGAT agcaCACCACCTGAGTCTTCTTCTCCCATTTCTAGCAGCGATTGTCATGTGCTGGTGTCAGAGTGGAAGTGCGGGAGGAAAGGTAGGACCCAATTGCAAGACAacaaaaaggctttatttcACCTGGGAACTTGCAGGGCTCAAGACAACGCAAAAACCAGAGAACCGGATGAAACG ACGGTACTTAACTGGCCTTCAGTACCAGAGCACAGGGAGGAACCGGCTCAGAAGTCAGGCTTTATTCTGCTTCACACCAGTGCATTCAAAGTCCTATGGGACTGGCTCATTCTGCTGGCAcccttctttgtttctgtcaccGTGCCTTACAGCATCAACTTCTTTCCGTACGATCATTCCATTTCAACTAAACACTTCACCATCAGTGAGGGTGTAGTGGAAACGCTTTTTATTATAG GATGGCTTCCTGAGCTGGGCAAACATCTGGACACACCATACATCAACAGCACTTTGGGTGGCCCATCATTGCACAGCTCCTACATCTCTGTCCTCAGCTGTCCGACTACTGTGGGATTTGGTAACGTCTGTGCCAACACTAATGCTGAGAAGATCTTTACCATCTGCATCATGTTCATTGGCG taCTGATGCATACTGTGGTCTTCAGTACTGTGACAGTCATCCTTCAGCAAATGTACACACAGCGTGTTTTGCATGGCTTGCGTATAACGGACCTGAAGAAGTTCAGCCGTGTCCACTGTCTGCCCCAGCAGCTCAAAAAGCGCATGCTGGAGTACGCCCAGAGGACATGGTCTTTCAACAATGGCATAAATGGCAACGAG gAAAAGGGGCCCTGA